Part of the Betaproteobacteria bacterium genome is shown below.
CGCGTGAATTCGAGCTCGCCCGCAACCGGCTCAAGTACACGGTCCTGCGCGCGTCGCGGAGCGGTGTCGTGACGGCGGTGAAAGCCGAGAGCGGACAGGTCGTCGCGGAGGGACAACCGGTCGTTTCGATCGCGAACCCGGGCGAGCCCGAGATCGTCGTCGACGTTCCCGAAGACCAGGTCGCGACGTTCAAGACGGCGCGGTACCAGGCGTCGCTCAACGCGACGCCGGACCAGACGTTCGAAGTCGCCCTGCGCGAGCTCGCGCCGCAGGCGGCGGCGCAGACGCGAACGTACCGGGCCCGACTGAAGCCGGTGACCGCGCGGCCGCTGCCGCTCGGCGCGACCGCCACGCTCGTCGCCAAGCGCAATTCAGGGGAACAGGCGGTGGTGGCGATCCCGGCCAGCGCGATCACCCAGAGCAAGGGCCAACCCGCGCTGTGGGTCGTCCGTCGCGCGGGTACCGAGCCCTCCGGAACCGTCGAGCTGCTTGAAGTCGCTGTGCGCGGATATCGCAACGACGAGGTGCTCGTCTCCGGGCTGCCGGCCGGCGAGCTCGTGGTCACCGCCGGAGTGCAGAAGATGGCGCCCGGACTGCGCGTCGCGCTGTCCGGTGCGTCCGGCAGCAATGCGGCGAAGCAGGCCGCCAAATGAAATCGTTCAACCTTACCGAGTGGGCGCTCAGCCAC
Proteins encoded:
- a CDS encoding efflux RND transporter periplasmic adaptor subunit is translated as MKNSLAVALLAMPIAAVMLAACKPDQPPEALRSVRTAEIRYDQAQETNRYTGTVQARHEVDQAFRVGGKIMARKVDVGQTVREGDVLAVLDDTDYRLAEEAARQQSIAATTAARQAESDRRRNQELAGDGAVSTAEDEQTRTGAVRTKAAAEAAAREFELARNRLKYTVLRASRSGVVTAVKAESGQVVAEGQPVVSIANPGEPEIVVDVPEDQVATFKTARYQASLNATPDQTFEVALRELAPQAAAQTRTYRARLKPVTARPLPLGATATLVAKRNSGEQAVVAIPASAITQSKGQPALWVVRRAGTEPSGTVELLEVAVRGYRNDEVLVSGLPAGELVVTAGVQKMAPGLRVALSGASGSNAAKQAAK